From the genome of Trypanosoma brucei brucei TREU927 chromosome 11 chr11_scaffold01 genomic scaffold, whole genome shotgun sequence:
GCACTGACGTAATTCTTTAAATTTTCCTGAAAGTAAAATCCTAACCACcgggtaaaagaaaaagtaataatgaaTGCAAACGACGAGATGAGCGCGTTGATGGACCAGAAGCGGACTGTGCAGAATGCCCTTGAGGCGCAGAAGGTTCACATTCGTGTGCAGCAGCGTAGAGGAAGGAAATTTGTTACCTCCGTACAGGGCCTCAACCAGCAACTAAATTTCCGCCGTATTAACCGTGAGTTCATGCGCCGGTGGGGATGCAACGGGACGGTGATCACTACACCAGAGGCGGGAACTGTCATTCAGCTGCAAGGAAACTGGAGCGAAGAGATTCGCACATTCCTTCTTGAAGAGCACATGGCGACCGAGCAGAACTTAGAGATCCACTCGCTGAACTGATGAAGACTAAGGACGAGAGGAACGCACATCGGGGTAATTtaaacaagagaaaaggaaagatagtGGAGATGAGGCTACACAGTGCAGttttaaaggaaatgaaaggtATCACTGAGGAAGTTAAAGAAGTTCACACAATTTACAGAGCGATACAGATAGATTGTTACATGAGTATCAACGGCGCTGCGTCGACCGAAGTTAGGTACGTCAATCGCATTGGTAGAGGAGGGTGATTGTGTTGCCTCTGCCAGGGTTATTTCATGtacaataaaaagaaggataaggatttgtttttgtctgctCTTACATCCATCTGATATTGTGTTATTCCCCTGTCAGCATCTCTGCCCTGTCCGCGGGTAAGAGGCTGCTGTAACTagcagaaaaaatggaagatgaaTCCATCGAATGTGAGTGTGCACAGTTAAAGAGGAGCGAAAACATATCAGTGGATGAAGCATGAGTGGTCCATTAGCAACAGCTCTGCTGCGGCACCACACAAGATAATGAAAAGAGGTATACCTCTGTTTCTGTTCTAGGATTTTCCGTCGATTATCGTGAGTAGTGTTGTGAAATAATCGTGGAAGAAAACGGAAGGGGGAGACGAGGAAGGATATCGGGAGAAGCTGTGACTACGGTACGCTTGAAACCAATGCCGCAGAGCGTAAAGAAAAATCCGATCACTTGAGCTACTAATATTGCGTGCATAACcccctttctccctttcacCATGGTGGTGTATGCATCCcatgtctctttttttctttgtttcccttgTGTTGAacatgtgttttttgtgcatACGCTCCACGACGCGAGAAAGCGCTGGCGCGTAGTTCTACAAACACGTCTCGCATGACCGTTAATTACCCTTTCATCCCCCCCCCATCCACTGCTGTTAAGATGTTCATTTTGATCCCTCAAGTTGTAAGTTTGTCTCTGCTTCGAATTTTACTAAcgcatcttttctttttacctaCGGGAACGCAAGTCAGAAGGAAatagtacaaaaaaaaagggatgtaAAGCTCGTGGGAGTCTGTGCACAGAGTGTGTTTTGAGAGTACCCAGTAGGATAAACTTGTGACTCTAATGAGTTGCGCGTAGAATTTCGGTGCGAGGACGAGAGCGCCGGGTTCTTATCTGCCCCGTTGAAGTTGTCCTTAGAGGTGCAGGTTTGGTCCCAAAGCAACACGAAATGTGTGTGTTATGCGACAGAAGGTGCGCTGCgcaagagaagagaagagatgAGTGCcctattttaattttttttacggaCGAGTATCGGTGAGATGTACTTGCTGTCCAGTTTGTGCGACTCTAGTTAAGCCGTTGGGTTTAGAATGGGTAAATGGTGGCAAAGCAGTTGAAGTCCATCCATAATTGTGAAAAGGTGGAGGTGCGCTCCATGTCGTGAATATTGAAGGGATCGCACGAGTAACAGAGTAAGTTAAATGCTAGTCGTAatgtttttcttcgttaACGTTACTACTTTGTACCGCTGGGTAAAGGGGGCAGATAGCCAATTAGCGGGGCTTGTATTTTCCGTGGCCACTACCGGATCTTCAACCTCTCTTTCACAACTCTCCCGAACCATATATACAATCACACGTATCttcaaacaataataacccCATGACCAAACATATGAACAGTTAGCAAGGGTGAGTGGATATTTCTCTTTAGACACCGAACAGAAAGCAGGATACAAAAGGTCcgataacaaagaaaaaggaaaagagaaatgccTGTGCTTCCGGAGTTCATCCCACTAGGGAAGCAAAAGGAGATGTTCGCCGTCTCCTCATGGCGTGACTCCCCGCAAGCATCAACACCTGCGCTTTCAAACGTGGCAAATCAGCCAATGAGTCCCGCTCTACTGCCAGCTGCTCAGTGCGAAAAGGATGTTGGACAACAGGGAAAGGGCCAACGTACACGAAaatcaaaaggaaggggaaagaaccAATCTTCACAGCGGCAACCTGACGTGGAAGATTTCTTCGTCAACTTCGTTCTTCCACCTGGGATATCTTTTGCCAATATCAAGGAGGAACTGCAACTCTTTGCAACAACACCGCTGCACATATATGATGTTGGACCACCGCACACACTTTTGGTTAAGAAGAGCACAGGTGCAGTTGGTAATGCCGACGCGGATGTCAGCGCCGCATCCCAACAAGCCGATGGCACCGCCCCCCTCATCGACAAGGGCGTATCCAAGTGCGCTGCACATGAACAATCACCGATCCGAACACCAAACATCATGTGTGGTGTCACTGCAGACTGTAGCGGCGAGGTTGCGGGTGCAGCGATGCCTGGTATATCCCTTCCTCCATCCATCCCTGCAGAAACACTCTCAAAGGGTTATCTGATTTCACTTCTGTTCGCTGAAAGTAGCGAAGCAGAGAAGGTGAGCGAGTTactcaaaaagaaatggcCGCAGTCCACAGTGACAATAGTTCCGCGTAACCGCTCGATGCTGAATGCATCATTGGTTCTTAAGGGCCTCCCAAACCTTCCGAAAACGGAGGTTATTATTGAGGAACTTGATAAAATCATTCCACATAAGCCGTCATATATTCGCCTCCATCGTGGTGAGCGTGGGGTCTTCAAGAATGTGGTATTTATCAAGTACCCAAATCGAGAAATCGCTGAAGAGTGCAAGCTGCGGCTTGAGCGCCTCTACATCGGATCGCGCCCGCTGAAGGTggaatttaaaaagaaagaaaaacccGCTGCAGAAAAGGATGAGGGTATGACCTTACAGCAACTTGTTCGTGACCTACGCGTGAGCTCAGAGCATGAGGGTTTCAGATATCAGCGCAGTGATCTCAGCAAAGAAGACCTCAAAGTGCTCAAGCAACTCTGCAACTCTTATGGCCTTTCTTTCGATCTTGACGACCGCACCGTAACGGTGCGCCGTATTCTCCCATTGAGCGGGCGTCCCTCCCCAGCAATGCGTCCCGCTGCTGCCAATGGCTGTGCCTCCCACACGTTGACTGCAACAATGCCAACACCGGGAACACTGCAGCCGATGGATTTTCGGGGTATTCGCCATTGGCGGGAACTGAACAGCCAACAAGTTTCACTGGGCATTGCACGACCGAAGGAGCCTGGTTCGGTACAACCTTTCGCTCCGGGTCGTGGTCGCCCCTTGTGATTAATATAGTGACCCCACTTTAGTTGCAAGAAAAGTGGATGAAGAGAGGGGGTGTGGGAGCGAAGAGATGTGAAATTTGGAAAGTGAAGCAGATGTGGGGAGAAGTGTGGAGTGAAAAGATGGTGGTTCTGGAATGCTGCGCGAGGTCAACCTGACGAGTGTCCAGAGACCACCAGCAGGTCAAAGTAGACACTTAAAGAGGGACGAGTGAAACCAACGGCAACAACGAGGTGATGGTGATATGGTGAAGGGaaccaacaaaaagggaacataaaataaaaggaaagaagtaaaGGGTCAAAGGTCAGCAATCAACAGGTGAAGAACTGTGAGAAAACGAGAAAATGAGTATTAAAGTAGGTAAGGGAAATGAAACAATAAACGTGCGTGTAAAGTGAAAACGCATTTCTTTTGCATTTCATTTGCACATGCATTTATTGTAACATGTGTGTGCTAGGTTATTCTAACCGTCCCCAAAAAGTAGGAACACACCGCTCTTGGTCATAGATACATCTGACCGAAACCACTGAAGTGCATCAGAGGTATCGTGAATGTACTGACCGTAGTGGTAGTGGGCCCACCAGCTATGAATCAGGTTGGTTTACTTGGTGGAGAAGGAGACAAAATAAACGAGGGTGATGGAAGTATAACAAAACGTTGAATCGAAGGTGGGACACCGAGCCTTTTATCCTTCTCAGTTTCTCCACtgaacaatttttttttttttgatccccctctttcccttaTTATTTTGCTTGAGTTGATTTAATTCCCCTTTGAGAAGTGCTCTTTTGAGTACCATTCGTGTACACTCGGTGCCTCTTGTGATTATTGCGCGTTTCACATCACTTCCACCACCCTCCCACACAAATTCTCTGTCTGTGGTGACTTTCTTTGTCtgttatttatgtttttgttttgttttgtttttgtttctttttctgttgtttaaaccttttttttagcTATTGGAAGGGACGGAAGGCTGCCGTCATTTTTCAATGGTTCTACAAGTTTTTGTGCCAACGGTTGCCTGTTGCGGCGTCGATCACCGGTTACAATCACAACGGGGGATCTTTAGGGAGAACGTGTTATCCCTAGACTGGTGTGTGATTgccatttgttttgttacaAGTGATTCTTATGATGTGtgattttcttcctcctcactgccttcctttttttttttcttccctcttcctcccctcttcctttgAGGTTCACTTcatgaaggaaataataaccTTAAGGGAATTTAATTGGGGATGGATAGTCTTCCATGATAATGTGCACCGTgcgcatgcacacacacttaGCGTCTTGACCATTTAAGCTGCCGCAGCGTTAAGGTGAACAGTGGTTTGCTCAACCAGTTGTGAAACCCAGGGTAGTTAATAGAAACCTACTGGGCACTCACCGCAGCTCATACGTCCCAACTCCGCCCCATCATGCGAGTTAATGATAGGAACGAAGAGATGCGTTAAATGTGACTCTTAGGGAACCACCATGTACCTACACACTGGAGATGTTAAAGCAGTGTAAAGATTACTGGAAGAAGGTGACATATTTGAATGAATAGAACCTCTCCATTCAATCGGGAAACAGGCTATTTGTTTCCGTTTGGCACATCTGACGCACCATCCGTACGGAGCGGCAAGCGGTTGCAAGGAAGGTGACGgcgagaaaagggaaaaaggatAACTACATATGCTTTCGTTTGCGGCAGGCTCAGCGATCGGCATAGGGAGTCGCGTTGATTGGGAGATGTTATAACCAACCAATTGTTGaaggggcaaaaaaaaatttccggTGGACCGAGCTCCGGTgtaaaaataggaaaaaatCCAGCTACCTCATTGCTCTCCCTCCCAACGTACTCGCATATATGAGTGTGAGGAAGGGGAGATGCGATTGTCGGCGTAATCCTGCTCATATTTGACGGGCACATTATTTGTGTACCGCGGTATGAATCAAATAGCAACCCAGTAGTGGTGCGTCTGAGGCAGTCCCACAAGCTAAGGGCTAAGCCGCTGTTGCAACTTTAAAGTAGCACCGACGTCACGGTGTTTGTTGTAGAATGTGAAAACAAACCGCGGCTGCAATAAATCCCTCTGTTAGATTGCATGATCCATATTGTCAATCCCATTAAATATTAAAACCCCTGATTTTCTACAATTTGGGGCACATGCTTCAGGCTTCCAACGCCATATGTGTCGTAGGCAGCGTGAGGCTGTGACATATATACGCAGTATCTCACACAAAGTATTTCCACACTGTTAGAAGATTCCGCAAAGGACATAGTTCCGTTTGGAGGGCTAACGCCGCTAATTATTGTGTTTTGCTGACGGAAGGATCTCCGCGCGTCCCTGTTTGTTTCCTCAACTCTTACAAATCAAGCGGGTGGGACTGTCCAGAAGAGAATGATACTTTTACGTGACGATGTATGAGGTAAGTTTCTAGCGAAGTGTCACATCTTTGGAGTAATGCCACTGGTTTAATACTGACGTTTTGTCGCGCCGGCATCACCAATTTTTGACTTGTCTCTGCGGCGGCAGTTTTCTTtatcgtgtgtgtgtgtgttgggggCGGGGGAGGCGTCAGAGGGAATGCTGTGACCAAACCGTATACCAGCGAAGGAGGAAACAGACAGAGGGGTAGCGTAACCGTATGGTATACAAGTAATCGGTGTGGTATACAAATGTTGAGAGAGTACCATGGACGGTGCTGAATGAAGCcgcttcccccccccccccagtcATCTCCCGTTATCCATCTCGTTTTCGTTCCCTTTAACGACTGGTAACGCAAGGGTTTCTTCTCGTGGTCATCTCTAAAATGGGATCGACGTTAAACTTCTCCTTCACTTCCATTCCTCATATGTCAGAGTGCTCAAGCAAAGCGCAAATATTTTTGCCTGCTTGTTTATGTTAGTACTCGGGATGTTGTGGGCTTGCGATACACTTTTCGTTAGAGGAAGAAGGCAAGCGAACAATTGGGATTAatcgctgctgttttttttttaaataggCTGGTAAAATCTCCCAATATTCATGCAATTGCTCGTCTTATTGAACATCTGTACGGGTTTTACTTCAATTCGTGAAGCTGAGAACTGTTTTTCGTATCCTTTTCGCGCGGGGGCGTGTCATGGTCTAGTGAGCACTCATCAGGTGgtcattttatatttgtataccCAGCGCTTTTCAATGTGGTTTcttgggaaaaaaaacttttttttgtgagcaCTCATGCTGGTTAGCAGTTTGGGAGAATGTCCTTAACCTTGCATTGCAGGTTCCTCTGCTCCTTACTATTGGTCCTCGTTGACCACTCAAATGGAAATTTAAAACCTTCTACTTTTGCATTTCGTTTCCTACCAATTTAGTGGCACAAACATGTGTGGGAAGGATTCATCACATGACTACAGTACACTTGTAACCGCCCTTTCACGAACAATGGTTTTCAAGCAGGACTCACACCCACGTTACGAGGGTCCTGTAGCACTGAAAGTGGCAGCAAAATCGGGGTCAGATGATCGAGGTATGCACCCGTCACTACACGAAGCGGGTGTCTACAAGCTGATATGCCCACATCCTTCTATTCCTGATTACGTTGATTGCGTGGAAGATTGGTTCGACACGGAGCGCTTTCTAGCTGAGGAGGAGCGCCGTGGGGAGCAGCGTTTGCCTGTTCTCGTCACACAGTTTATCAAGGCAGTTGCACTTGACCGCTTTCTTTGTTCTGTACGCGTAATTCGGTGGTCCGTGGTCATTCACATCGCTAACCAGCTCGTTGAGGTACTTAAGCACATAAACAGCAAGGGCGTTGTATATCGTGACCTCAAGCTACCCAACGTAATAATTGGAGCAGGGGGTAACGTATGGCTCGTGGACTACGCGAGTTCAATGATTGTTGGGGGTGAAGAACCATCAAGTGGTGTAACGTCTCACATGCGTCCGCCAGAATCGTTCGAGTTCCCGGATCACCAAAGTGGGGAACAAATATCGCAAGCTCAGCTCT
Proteins encoded in this window:
- a CDS encoding protein kinase, putative — encoded protein: MCGKDSSHDYSTLVTALSRTMVFKQDSHPRYEGPVALKVAAKSGSDDRGMHPSLHEAGVYKLICPHPSIPDYVDCVEDWFDTERFLAEEERRGEQRLPVLVTQFIKAVALDRFLCSVRVIRWSVVIHIANQLVEVLKHINSKGVVYRDLKLPNVIIGAGGNVWLVDYASSMIVGGEEPSSGVTSHMRPPESFEFPDHQSGEQISQAQLSFMADFWVFGAFLLEILSGRPYLGSFDVRSSHLTQSQLEEKVLEGVSVIKDRYKGAYYNRRFNKSFPCNAKTLWDALTGLLIKLLRRNPKERLGHDGGWYAVKQQPFFKYTLCDLTVPFPLDYEDEIEELMAGF
- a CDS encoding protein translation factor SUI1-like protein (similar to Protein translation factor SUI1 homolog 1 (Swiss-Prot:Q94JV4) (Arabidopsis thaliana)); its protein translation is MNANDEMSALMDQKRTVQNALEAQKVHIRVQQRRGRKFVTSVQGLNQQLNFRRINREFMRRWGCNGTVITTPEAGTVIQLQGNWSEEIRTFLLEEHMATEQNLEIHSLN